A genomic region of Spea bombifrons isolate aSpeBom1 chromosome 9, aSpeBom1.2.pri, whole genome shotgun sequence contains the following coding sequences:
- the LOC128504681 gene encoding epithelial cell adhesion molecule-like encodes MDKSLFLATVLSVLLVGSLVRVSSVPDDECPDALPAHEDCEYHEVCEDASCLYNEYVTCHLNRCGTCEAVYSGYDNATVDCNQLTPKCRLMHLEMLHKSRSGESRPRRGRLEVDNVYDPECEESGAFKAKQCDEDSNLCWCVDSAGVRVTDKTGDDPKCDKLVPVHLIQIDFGFKAEFAFLKGREEDLRRSLVSKVSHFIQKTPQILQITVHEATHDITMKLFCMNGTKELVDIATAAYYIERDLKQNKFSVSLGGRSLEVDRDSIRVLFFDNEPPRINMKTISPGFAAIIIIIALAILTGIAVFVVVQRKAEQERIQFEVIEGQELGDYHLAHREGLRYFYD; translated from the exons ATGGATAAAAGTCTTTTTCTCGCGACCGTTCTTTCCGTGTTGCTCGTGGGGTCTCTCGTAAGGGTCTCGTCGGTTCCAG ACGATGAATGTCCGGACGCTCTGCCGGCTCACGAGGACTGTGAATACCACGAGGTCTGCGAAGACGCGTCCTGTCTGTATAACGAATACGTCACCTGCCATTTAAATCGCTGCGGGACCTGCGAGGCCGTTTACAGCGGATACGACAACGCGACGGTGGACTGTAACCAGC TGACCCCAAAGTGTCGTCTCATGCACCTGGAGATGCTTCACAAGAGCCGAAGTGGAGAAAGTCGGCCCCGACGCGGCCGGCTGGAGGTGGACAACGTTTATGACCCCGAATGTGAAGAAAGCGGGGCCTTCAAGGCTAAGCAGTGCGACGAGGACTCCAACCTGTGCTGGTGCGTGGACAGCGCCGGCGTCCGGGTCACAGATAAGACCGGGGATGACCCAAAGTGTGACAAGCTGGTCCCGGTGCA TCTGATCCAGATCGATTTCGGCTTCAAAGCAGAATTTGCATTTCTCAAAGGGAGAGAGGAGGATCTGCGCAG GAGTCTGGTCAGTAAAGTGTCGCACTTCATCCAAAAAACCCCACAGATCCTGCAAATAACA GTTCATGAAGCCACGCACGACATCACcatgaaattattttgtatgaatGGAACGAAGGAGCTGGTGGACATCGCCACGGCCGCTTATTACATTGAGAGAGAC CTAAAGCAGAATAAATTCTCCGTTTCCCTGGGCGGCCGCAGCCTGGAGGTGGATCGGGATTCCATCCGCGTTCTGTTCTTTGACAACGAGCCGCCTCGCATCAACATGAAGACCATCTCCCCAGGATTCGCAGCGATCATCATCATTATAGCCCTGGCCATCCTCACAGGGATCGCAGTGTTT GTTGTAGTCCAGAGAAAAGCAGAACAAGAGCGAATTCAGTTTGAAGTCATTGAG ggcCAGGAGCTGGGCGATTACCATCTGGCGCACAGAGAAGGCCTGCGCTACttttatgattaa
- the LOC128505155 gene encoding acrosin-like, translating into MASKQINRIQLLMILILTALHPSDSNSCGRRPLMSEYGSSRIVGGVDAQPGAWPWLVSIQVPSGGGHRHSCGGTLIDEQWVLTAAHCFKTMKRLVSKWQIILGGFQLSDPSRSDVQIRSIDSYVQHEHYNPRTERNDVALIKLNQVVRFTDFVQPACLPSATKDIHAMDHCYISGWGVTKDKTIQTADILQEAKVNQIPLERCNGSAWYNGEVHDYNLCAGYEEGGIDSCQGDSGGPFMCMDPDSSTYNVIGVTSWGEGCGKSKKPGVYSNTQYYREWILKTMGTPSPALKEATGTPSLSGSKAPLRPKPTRPARTTRPAPQIPTVRPTRRTATVRPTRRTATVRPTRRTATVRPTRWRPTVRPTRWRPTVRPTRRRPTVRPARQTQPAQQAAWTMPGKRKPRTRPAQRATWAMPGKRKPRTRPAQRATWTMPAQRTPGTQNAQRKPRTRPAQRAIPMQRENRAPETEPARPAKTATPTNTIEKLKQMYITMTSNGRRTKKALQEILMAATEQSAR; encoded by the exons ATGGCTTCAAAGCAGATAAATCGCATCCAACTTCTAATGATTCTGATCCTCACCGCCCTGCATCCATCTGACTCAAACA GCTGCGGCAGACGCCCGCTCATGTCAGAATATGGCAGCTCGCGGATTGTTGGAGGAGTTGATGCGCAGCCTGGTGCTTGGCCATGGCTGGTCAGCATCCAAGTGCCTTCCGGAGGCGGACATCGCCACTCCTGCGGAGGCACTTTAATCGATGAGCAGTGGGTCCTAACAGCGGCTCACTGCTTCAAGACCATGAAGAG ACTCGTTTCCAAATGGCAAATCATACTTGGAGGATTCCAACTGTCGGATCCATCGCGAAGTGACGTCCAGATCAGATCTATTGACTCGTACGTTCAGCACGAGCATTACAATCCTCGGACTGAGCGGAACGACGTGGCGCTGATCAAGCTGAACCAGGTCGTGAGATTCACCGACTTCGTGCAGCCGGCCTGCCTGCCGAGCGCCACCAAGGACATTCACGCCATGGATCATTGCTACATCAGCGGCTGGGGCGTCACCAAAGATAAAA CCATCCAAACGGCAGATATCCTCCAAGAGGCCAAAGTCAACCAGATTCCTCTGGAGAGGTGCAACGGCTCCGCGTGGTATAACGGAGAAGTCCACGACTACAATCTCTGTGCCGGCTACGAGGAGGGTGGTATCGATAGCTGCCAG GGAGACAGCGGAGGGCCATTTATGTGCATGGACCCGGACAGCTCCACGTATAACGTCATCGGAGTGACAAGCTGGGGTGAGGGCTGCGGAAAATCCAAAAAGCCAGGAGTGTATTCCAACACTCAATACTACCGCGAGTGGATCCTCAAAACAATGGGAACCCCATCTCCTGCGCTGAAGGAAGCCACTGGGACCCCAAGCTTGAGTGGAAGCAAAGCTCCACTGCGGCCAAAACCAACACGGCCAGCAAGAACCACGCGACCTGCACCTCAGATACCAACCGTGCGACCCACACGCCGGACAGCAACCGTGCGACCCACACGCCGGACAGCAACCGTGCGACCCACACGCCGGACAGCAACCGTGCGACCCACACGCTGGAGACCAACTGTGCGACCCACACGCTGGAGACCAACTGTGCGACCCACACGCCGGAGACCAACTGTGCGACCCGCACGGCAGACACAGCCTGCGCAACAGGCGGCATGGACAATGCCCGGGAAGCGTAAGCCGCGGACGCGGCCTgcgcaacgggcgacatggGCAATGCCCGGGAAGCGTAAGCCGCGGACGCGGCCTgcgcaacgggcgacatggacaatgcctgcgcagagAACACCTGGCACGCAGAATGCGCAACGGaaaccgcggacgcggccggcgcaGCGTGCGATTCCAATGCAGCGTGAGAACCGTGCGCCTGAGACAGAGCCCGCACGTCCTGCAAAGACGGCCACGCCAACAAACACCATTGAAAAACTGAAACAGATGTACATAACCATGACATCTAACGGGCGGCGGACCAAAAAAGCTTTGCAGGAGATTCTCATGGCTGCTACAGAACAATCAGCTCGATAA
- the LOC128505157 gene encoding acrosin-like translates to MASKQINRIQLLMILILTALHPSDSNSCGRRPLMSEYGSSRIVGGVDAQPGAWPWLVSIQVPSGGGHRHSCGGTLIDEQWVLTAAHCFKTMKRLVSKWQIILGGFQLSDPSRSDVQIRSIDSYVQHEHYNPRTERNDVALIKLNQTVRFTDFVQPACLPSATKDIHAMDHCYISGWGVTKDKTIQTADILQEAKVNQIPLERCNGSAWYNGEVHDYNLCAGYEEGGIDSCQGDSGGPFMCMDPDSSTYNVIGVTSWGEGCGKSKKPGVYSNTQYYREWILKTMGTPSPALNEATGTPSLSGSKAPLRPKPTRPARTTRPAPQIPTVGPTRWRPTVRPTRWRPTVRPTRRRPTVRPTRRRPTVRPAQQTQPAQQAAWTMPGKRKPRTRPAQRATWAMPGKRKPRTRPAQRATWTMPAQRTPGTQNAQRKPRTRPAQRAIPMHRENRAPETEPARPAKTAAPPNTIEKLKQMFITMTSNGRRTKKALQKILMAATEQSAR, encoded by the exons ATGGCTTCAAAGCAGATAAATCGCATCCAACTTCTAATGATTCTGATCCTCACCGCCCTGCATCCATCTGACTCAAACA GCTGCGGCAGACGCCCGCTAATGTCAGAATATGGCAGCTCGCGGATTGTAGGAGGAGTAGATGCGCAGCCTGGTGCTTGGCCATGGCTGGTCAGCATCCAAGTGCCTTCCGGAGGCGGACATCGCCACTCCTGCGGAGGCACTTTAATCGATGAGCAGTGGGTCCTAACAGCGGCTCACTGCTTCAAGACCATGAAGAG GCTCGTTTCCAAATGGCAAATCATACTTGGAGGATTCCAACTGTCGGATCCATCGCGAAGTGACGTCCAGATCAGATCCATCGACTCGTACGTTCAGCACGAGCATTACAATCCTCGGACTGAGCGGAACGACGTGGCGCTGATCAAGCTGAACCAGACCGTGAGATTCACCGACTTCGTGCAGCCGGCCTGCCTGCCGAGCGCCACCAAGGACATTCACGCCATGGATCATTGCTACATCAGCGGCTGGGGCGTCACCAAAGATAAAA CCATCCAAACGGCAGATATCCTCCAAGAGGCCAAAGTCAACCAGATTCCTCTGGAGAGGTGCAACGGCTCCGCGTGGTATAACGGAGAAGTCCACGACTACAATCTCTGTGCCGGCTACGAGGAGGGTGGTATCGATAGCTGCCAG GGAGACAGCGGAGGACCATTTATGTGCATGGACCCGGACAGCTCCACGTATAACGTCATCGGAGTGACAAGCTGGGGTGAGGGATGCGGGAAATCCAAAAAGCCAGGAGTGTATTCCAACACTCAATACTACCGCGAGTGGATCCTGAAGACAATGGGAACCCCATCTCCTGCGCTGAACGAAGCCACTGGGACCCCAAGCTTGAGTGGAAGCAAAGCTCCACTGCGGCCAAAACCAACACGGCCAGCAAGAACCACGCGACCTGCACCTCAGATACCAACCGTGGGACCCACACGCTGGAGACCAACTGTGCGACCCACACGCTGGAGACCAACTGTGCGACCCACACGCCGGAGACCAACTGTGCGACCCACACGCCGGAGACCAACTGTGCGACCCGCACAGCAGACACAGCCTGCGCAACAGGCGGCATGGACAATGCCCGGGAAGCGTAAGCCGCGGACGCGGCCTgcgcaacgggcgacatggGCAATGCCCGGGAAGCGTAAGCCGCGGACGCGGCCTgcgcaacgggcgacatggacaatgcctgcgcagagAACACCTGGCACGCAGAATGCGCAACGGaaaccgcggacgcggccggcgcaGCGTGCGATTCCAATGCACCGTGAGAACCGTGCGCCTGAGACAGAGCCCGCACGTCCTGCAAAGACGGCCGCGCCACCAAACACCATTGAAAAACTGAAACAGATGTTCATAACCATGACATCTAACGGGCGGCGGACCAAAAAAGCTTTGCAGAAGATTCTCATGGCTGCTACAGAACAATCAGCTCGATAA
- the NRDE2 gene encoding nuclear exosome regulator NRDE2, whose amino-acid sequence MALFPAFAGCSSDSSAPARTDLDWLTNKSFCTEDAVSLHQRTLEADHQPMVRGSRSPSEPELSAESEGDSKTSKKKKKKKKKKKKSHSKKRKHGSDEDDVGRSSSDSEIVSATKKAESEPAQRQDSQISASGVWRWLDETQSGTEETFVIDKKGDPANWQYKSLYRGDIARYKRKGNSCLGIDRKKQQIVWENTPGDKKQPKQVKRVRFFSKAAVQDFRCPGELVSSHRDGAGSEVPDFIPVTHGDPDAPGSSSVPTSRVNPLGVYDSSTALWLEGKGNRKEEDCPQPAPRDSGILGRIEDYNRRIRENPTDVQTWMDFVSFQDELISHPSMYSTSEGELDSHRMSVKPLLEKKLSILERAIESNPGSTELKTARLKVCAEFWEAPAMLKEWQKLVFLHPNDPQLWQQYLRFSQSQFSTFTTSKMNAVFGKCLSTLAAVLDGSMQSHPALPGTERSMFDIFIQQCHFLRQAGHTEKAVSLFQALIEFTLYKPDSVKDMSSREQVQFFEPFWDSGESRFGEKGAKGWRSWMKQQERGGWVTINNLDEDDEDEADEEFDIKDKDRPRHEIWLDVECTREFRHWLPWRPDPAKKQTEEDCEDPERQVLFDDLGPSLFRISSPGLQFQLILSFLQFLGVPCGSRLPESCLYLFLDEPSIFDPIPPYERLLTSFEPPGSGVCTVGHLDTMTRGRRLVGQSKEGEDFIQNVFQSALSLFQGEEKVKLSVYWLRYEISKVVSYLQTTNKRKLKCQGKRSKRLAKALLKEASNRNCLALWKEYALLEWLLGNLDDARKVFDVAIGSAGGKGLQDPELCGLCLLYAELEGEKLGCPDGGAGSRAVHVLTSLAESSPYAPFSGPVQALRILRARKAYDHALEDCLKRPQTPGALCFYGCFTLFQYLTVGIDAALALLVQISSSCLPPAAHQGEAQSSHSTLQDIAVMRANLLRYHTRASVYPLTPLREALMAALKLCPTNTSLWRMYLQTENKFHVASRARRYLDGVRRMTNALEPLLFAIRAEQQRKELIDSAQRVNLVEIHSVFPETGLSNRIKALFEHSLRTEHGSRCLLLWRMYLCFTVSLGHRERSRGLFYKAIQNCPWAKVLYLDAAEYFPDHLNEIADLMMEKELRVRVPLEELDLLLED is encoded by the exons ATGGCGCTGTTTCCAGCTTTTGCAGGCTGCAGCAGCGACAGCTCGGCTCCTGCACGCACAG ATTTGGACTGGCTGACGAATAAAAGCTTCTGCACGGAGGATGCCGTGTCTCTGCACCAGCGCACTCTGGAGGCCGACCACCAGCCTATGGTCCGCGGATCTAG GAGTCCGTCCGAGCCGGAGCTGTCAGCGGAAAGCGAGGGGGATTCTAAGAcgtcaaagaaaaagaaaaagaagaaaaaaaagaaaaaaaaaagccactcgAAGAAGAGAAAGCACGGCAGCGATGAAGATGATGTTGGTAGGAGCAGCAGCGACTCTGAAATCGTCTCAGCCACAAAGAAGGCAGAAAGTGAACCTGCGCAGAG GCAGGACTCTCAGATATCAGCCTCTGGAGTTTGGCGATGGTTGGATGAGACCCAGTCTGGGACCGAGGAGACGTTCGTCATCGACAAGAAAGGCGACCCTGCAAACTGGCAGTACAAGTCTCTGTACAGAGGGGACATTGCAAG ATACAAGCGGAAAGGGAACTCCTGCCTTGGGATCGACCGTAAGAAGCAGCAGATAGTTTGGGAGAATACACCAGGCGATAAGAAGCAACCCAAACAGGTGAAAAGGGTACGCTTTTTCTCTAAAGCTGCCGTGCAGGACTTCCGGTGTCCCGGAGAGCTGGTGTCTTCCCACCGTGATGGAGCAGGATCAGAAGTGCCGGATTTTATACCCGTAACGCACGGTGACCCGGATGCTCCCGGTTCCTCCTCTGTTCCCACCAGCCGGGTAAACCCTCTCGGGGTATACGATTCATCTACCGCCCTGTGGCTGGAAGGAAAAGGGAATCGCAAAGAAGAAGACTGTCCGCAGCCGGCACCCAGAGACAGCGGCATTCTGGGGAGGATAGAGGACTACAACAGGAGAATCCGGGAAAACCCAACAGACGTTCAGACGTGGATGGATTTTGTCTCCTTCCAG GATGAACTGATCAGCCACCCGAGCATGTATTCCACCAGCGAGGGAGAGCTGGACAGCCACCGCATGTCGGTGAAGCCGCTTCTGGAGAAGAAATTGTCCATCCTGGAGAGAGCCATCGAGAGCAACCCGGGCAGCACGGAGCTGAAGACCGCCAGACTGAAGGTGTGCGCAGAGTTCTGGGAAGCGCCCGCTATGCTGAAGGAATGGCAGAAACTGGTTTTCTTGCACCCCAATGACCCGCAGCTCTGGCAGCAATATCTGCGCTTCTCCCAAAGCCAGTTCAGCACCTTCACCACGTCCAAGATGAACGCTGTTTTTGGGAAGTGTCTCAGTACGTTGGCAGCAGTGCTGGACGGCAGCATGCAGTCTCACCCAGCCCTGCCAGGCACTGAACGCAGCATGTTCG ATATTTTTATCCAGCAATGCCATTTCCTACGGCAGGCCGGCCATACGGAGAAAGCTGTGTCTCTGTTCCAGGCACTCATTGAGTTTACGCTCTATAAGCCGGACAGCGTGAAAGACATGAGCAGCAGAGAACAG GTGCAATTTTTTGAGCCATTTTGGGACAGCGGGGAATCGCGTTTTGGTGAGAAAGGTGCAAAGGGCTGGCGCTCCTGGATGAAGCAGCAGGAACGTGGCGGCTGGGTCACCATCAATAACCTGG ACGAGGACGACGAGGATGAAGCGGACGAGGAATTTGACATTAAAGACAAAGACCGTCCCAGGCATGAGATCTGGCTGGATGTAGAGTGCACGAGGGAATTTCGGCACTGGTTGCCGTGGCGACCCGATCCTGCCAAAAAGCAGACCGAGGAGGATTGTGAGGATCCAGAGAGACAG GTGCTGTTTGATGATCTCGGTCCGTCCCTGTTTAGGATCTCCAGCCCCGGTCTCCAGTTCCAGCTGATCCTCTCCTTCCTGCAGTTCCTTGGGGTCCCCTGCGGGTCTCGCCTCCCCGAGTCTTGCCTCTACCTCTTTCTGGACGAACCTTCCATCTTTGACCCCATTCCTCCTTACGAGAGGCTGCTGACCTCATTCGAGCCGCCAGGGTCAGGGGTTTGCACCGTCGGTCACTTGGACACCATGACCCGAGGCAGGCGACTGGTGGGTCAGTCCAAGGAAGGAGAAGACTTCATACAAAATGTCTTCCAGTCTGCGCTTTCACTGTTCCAAGGAGAGGAGAAGGTGAAACTGTCGGTCTACTGGCTGCGGTATGAAATATCCAAG GTGGTCTCGTACCTCCAAACAACGAATAAAAGGAAGCTGAAGTGTCAGGGCAAGCGGAGCAAACGCCTGGCCAAGGCTTTGCTGAAAGAGGCTTCGAACCGGAACTGCTTGGCCCTATGGAAGGAGTACGCGCTACTGGAGTGGCTTCTCGGCAACTTGGACGATGCCAGGAAGGTGTTTGATGTTGCGATCGGTTCAGCGGGGGGCAAAGGGTTACAAGACCCGGAGCTCTGTGGCCTCTGCCTCCTGTACGCAGAACTGGAAGGGGAAAAGCTGGGGTGTCCGGACGGAGGCGCCGGCTCTCGGGCCGTCCACGTTCTGACGAGTCTTGCCGAAAGTTCCCCGTATGCTCCCTTCAGCGGCCCTGTGCAAGCTCTTCGCATCCTGAGAGCTCGCAAGGCTTACGATCACGCTCTGGAAGACTGCCTGAAACGCCCCCAGACGCCCGGAGCGCTCTGTTTCTATGGCTGTTTTACGCTGTTCCAGTATCTCACTGTGGGCATTGATGCAGCTCTCGCTTTATTGGTACAAATCTCCAGCTCGTGTCTGCCCCCTGCTGCACACCAAGGAGAAGCGCAGAGCTCCCACAGCACTCTGCAGGATATCGCTGTCATGCGCGCCAATCTGCTCCGGTACCACACCAGGGCCAGCGTGTACCCTCTAACCCCACTCAGAGAGGCTCTGATGGCCGCCTTAAAGCTGTGCCCCACCAACACGTCACTGTGGAGAATGTACCTCCAGACTGAGAACAAATTCCACGTTGCCAGCCGGGCCCGGCGATACCTGGACGGCGTCCGGAGGATGACGAACGCGCTGGAACCGCTCCTGTTTGCCATACGGGCCGAACAGCAGAGGAAGGAGCTGATTGACTCCGCACAGCG GGTAAATCTGGTTGAGATTCACTCCGTCTTCCCGGAAACCGGTCTGTCGAATCGCATCAAGGCCCTGTTTGAACACTCGCTTCGCACAGAACACGGTTCCCGATGCCTGCTGCTGTGGCGCATGTACCTGTGCTTTACG GTTTCTTTGGGACATCGGGAGCGGAGCAGAGGGCTGTTCTAcaaggcgatacagaactgtcCGTGGGCCAAG GTGCTGTATCTGGACGCCGCGGAGTATTTCCCAGACCATCTCAACGAGATCGCTGACCTCATGATGGAAAAGGAGTTGAGGGTCCGGGTGCCTCTGGAGGAGCTGGATCTTCTTTTGGAGGATTAA
- the PSMC1 gene encoding 26S proteasome regulatory subunit 4 codes for MGQSQSGGHGPGGGKKDDKDKKKKYEPPVPTRVGKKKKKTKGPDAASKLPLVTPHTQCRLKLLKLERIKDYLLMEEEFIRNQEQMKPLEEKQEEERSKVDDLRGTPMSVGTLEEIIDDNHAIVSTSVGSEHYVSILSFVDKDLLEPGCSVLLNHKVHAVIGVLMDDTDPLVTVMKVEKAPQETYADIGGLDNQIQEIKESVELPLTHPEYYEEMGIKPPKGVILYGPPGTGKTLLAKAVANQTSATFLRVVGSELIQKYLGDGPKLVRELFRVAEEHAPSIVFIDEIDAIGTKRYDSNSGGEREIQRTMLELLNQLDGFDSRGDVKVIMATNRIETLDPALIRPGRIDRKIEFPLPDEKTKKRIFQIHTSRMTLADDVTLDDLIMAKDDLSGADIKAICTEAGLMALRERRMKVTNEDFKKSKENVLYKKQEGTPEGLYL; via the exons ATG ggtCAAAGTCAGAGTGGCGGACACGGGCCTGGAGGTGGCAAAAAAGATGACAAG gacaagaagaagaaatatgagCCCCCTGTACCAACCCGAGTGggcaagaagaaaaagaagacaaaaggtCCAGATGCTGCTAGCAAACTGCCCCTTG TGACTCCTCATACGCAGTGCCGGCTGAAGCTGTTGAAACTGGAGAGAATCAAAGATTACCTACTCATGGAGGAAGAGTTCATCAGGAACCAGGAACAGATGAAGCCCCTGGAGGAGAAGCAGGAG GAAGAGAGGTCAAAGGTCGATGACCTGCGAGGAACCCCCATGTCTGTTGGCACTCTGGAGGAGATCATTGATGATAATCACGCTATAGTTTCAACATCTGTAGGATCCGAGCACTATGTCAGTATCCTGTCTTTTGTAGACAAGGATCTCCTGGAACCCGGATGCTCCGTGTTACTCAACCACAAG GTTCATGCTGTGATCGGGGTTCTCATGGATGACACTGATCCCTTGGTGACAGTCATGAAGGTAGAGAAAGCACCTCAGGAAACATACGCGGATATAGGAGGACTGGATAACCAGATCCAGGAGATCAAG GAGTCTGTGGAGCTTCCCCTCACCCACCCAGAGTATTACGAGGAGATGGGCATCAAGCCACCCAAAGGTGTCATCCTCTATGGCCCTCCCGGGACAG GTAAGACCCTGCTGGCCAAAGCTGTAGCAAACCAAACATCTGCCACCTTTTTGAGGGTCGTGGGCTCGGAGCTCATTCAGAAATACCTGGGAGACGGCCCCAAGCTCGTTCGGGAGCTGTTTCGCGTGGCCGAGGAGCACGCCCCGTCCATTGTATTTATTGATGAAATCGATGCCATCGGTACAAAAAG ATACGACTCAAACTCCGGCGGAGAGCGCGAGATCCAGAGGACCATGTTGGAGCTTCTGAACCAGCTGGATGGGTTTGACTCGAGAGGAGACGTCAAAGTAATAATGGCCACAAACAGGATAGAGACTCTTGACCCGGCGCTAATCAGACCAG GACGAATTGACAGAAAAATTGAGTTTCCTCTCCCTGACGAGAAGACTAAGAAGAGAATCTTCCAGATTCACACGAGTCGCATGACCCTGGCAGACGACGTTACCTTAGATGATTTAATTATGGCAAAAGATGATCTCTCTGGGGCAGATATAAAA GCCATCTGCACGGAAGCTGGCCTCATGGCCCTCAGAGAGAGGAGAATGAAAGTAACCAACGAAGATTTCAAGAAATCAAAAGAAAACGTCCTCTACAAGAAGCAGGAGGGAACCCCCGAGGGGCTTTATCTgtaa